Proteins encoded by one window of Anaerolineae bacterium:
- a CDS encoding sugar ABC transporter substrate-binding protein, producing MKAIAVRLVAVLVILSLVLTACAPAATPAPTQAPTQPPTQAPTQAPTQAPTQAPTAAPSGPVKATPGQKVDMVLLPKFLGNIVFDQAHRGAQEAHA from the coding sequence ATGAAAGCGATTGCTGTACGTCTCGTTGCCGTGTTGGTCATCCTGAGCCTGGTGCTCACAGCCTGTGCACCGGCCGCCACTCCCGCGCCGACCCAAGCGCCTACACAGCCGCCGACCCAAGCGCCCACACAGGCGCCCACGCAGGCACCGACCCAGGCACCCACTGCCGCCCCGAGCGGACCGGTGAAAGCGACGCCGGGGCAGAAGGTGGACATGGTGCTCCTGCCCAAGTTCCTGGGCAACATCGTCTTCGACCAGGCGCACCGCGGCGCTCAGGAGGCTCATGCG